One genomic region from Roseofilum reptotaenium CS-1145 encodes:
- a CDS encoding (2Fe-2S)-binding protein: protein MYICICHAVTDRDIHKAVAQGACSIDLVCDRLNVSSSCGRCWEHAQQVVQDALSENQAPIEIGSIARKTQERYDDRRKAS, encoded by the coding sequence ATGTACATTTGTATTTGTCATGCAGTTACGGACCGTGATATTCATAAGGCGGTCGCCCAAGGAGCTTGTTCTATCGATCTAGTCTGCGATCGCCTGAACGTGTCTAGTAGTTGTGGACGCTGTTGGGAACATGCCCAGCAAGTTGTCCAAGACGCGCTCTCTGAAAACCAAGCACCGATAGAAATTGGCTCAATTGCTCGTAAAACTCAAGAGCGTTATGATGATCGCCGTAAAGCTTCTTAA
- a CDS encoding inositol monophosphatase family protein, producing MNYPLWKQVLEFVKVTTEEVGEELLKQFGQVQGLEKDDGSLVTQADQWADRQLQERILAQFPDHGVLTEETAKHFPDTPWCWIIDPIDGTTNFTRGVPLWGISMALLYQGTPVFGYVYFPPIRHSFYGFWNAPPELEGHPVGAFLNDRPITPTSDQPSQNHFFNLCNLGARTTSVLQADSAPFPCKIRMLGVATYSILTVSAGIAIGGIEATPKIWDIAAVWVISHAAGVVWVPLTDAAPFPLISGEDYHHCPYPTLVVSHSQWVELFQPWIVTVTQ from the coding sequence GAAACAAGTTTTGGAGTTTGTGAAAGTGACGACCGAGGAGGTTGGAGAAGAACTTCTCAAGCAGTTTGGTCAGGTGCAGGGACTCGAAAAAGACGATGGTTCTTTGGTAACGCAGGCAGATCAATGGGCCGATCGCCAACTACAAGAACGAATTTTAGCCCAATTTCCCGATCATGGAGTATTAACAGAAGAAACAGCCAAACATTTTCCCGATACTCCTTGGTGTTGGATTATTGACCCCATTGATGGTACAACCAATTTTACGCGTGGCGTTCCCCTGTGGGGAATTTCTATGGCCTTACTCTATCAAGGCACTCCCGTATTTGGCTATGTCTATTTTCCCCCCATTCGTCACTCCTTTTATGGGTTTTGGAATGCTCCCCCAGAGCTGGAAGGTCATCCTGTCGGGGCGTTCTTGAACGATCGCCCCATTACCCCAACGTCCGATCAGCCCAGTCAAAATCATTTCTTTAACCTTTGCAATCTTGGCGCTCGCACGACCTCGGTTTTGCAGGCCGATTCCGCTCCTTTTCCTTGTAAAATTCGGATGCTTGGTGTAGCGACCTACAGTATACTCACCGTTTCTGCCGGAATTGCCATCGGGGGGATAGAAGCGACCCCGAAAATCTGGGATATTGCCGCAGTTTGGGTAATATCCCATGCTGCTGGTGTAGTCTGGGTTCCCCTCACCGATGCGGCTCCTTTTCCCCTCATATCGGGTGAAGATTATCATCATTGTCCCTATCCCACCCTCGTTGTCAGTCACTCCCAATGGGTAGAGTTATTCCAACCTTGGATAGTTACTGTTACTCAATAG